One Pseudomonas entomophila genomic window carries:
- a CDS encoding ExbD/TolR family protein has translation MAFSTQDSDEVLSEINVTPLVDVMLVLLVVFIVTAPLLTNAIPINLPKTEAVAPVEQKDPLVVSIDGSGKLFINKDEIQPDLLETNLKAAKGKDAELRVQLQADDGVNYGEVARAMAAIERAGISKLAVITAR, from the coding sequence ATGGCCTTCTCGACCCAGGACAGCGATGAAGTGTTGAGTGAAATCAACGTCACGCCGCTGGTGGACGTCATGCTGGTGCTGCTGGTGGTGTTCATCGTCACCGCGCCGCTGCTGACCAACGCCATCCCCATCAACCTGCCCAAGACCGAGGCCGTCGCCCCGGTGGAGCAGAAGGACCCGTTGGTGGTGAGCATCGATGGCAGCGGCAAGCTGTTCATCAACAAGGACGAGATCCAGCCGGACCTGCTGGAGACCAACCTCAAGGCCGCCAAGGGCAAGGATGCCGAGCTGCGCGTGCAGCTGCAGGCCGACGATGGCGTGAACTACGGCGAGGTCGCCCGGGCAATGGCGGCCATCGAACGGGCCGGCATCAGCAAGCTGGCGGTGATCACCGCGCGCTGA
- a CDS encoding IS3 family transposase (programmed frameshift), with amino-acid sequence MSKYTERFKLTAITTYLEGLNGFRKVAQHFGIDVSLLRRWVASHQAHSSVAPKPKSLRYSDDFKQQVVRHMREHRLSMRQTAAHFGLGQSSRIGIWEQQYYSGHPTPEQPKKPTAVPKNIKPVKPTDAHDADKPREQLLAELEYLRMENAVLKGVKGLEGVKRAKSDEKALIVAKLKDRFPLACLLALVELARSTFYYQVKIQQKPDKDAALKELVQRVYHEEKGLYGYRRVALSIRRQGTVVNKKVVERLMAGMGLQSVVRRKKYRSYRGIVGKIAANLLERNFIAQRPNQKWVTDVTEFKVAQQKFYLSPVMDLYNGEIVAYETASRPSYSLVGSMLDKALGCLGDEPKLVIHSDQGWHYQQAQYRDTLKRHGVKQSMSRKGNCLDNAAMESFFGTLKSEFFYLKRFESVEELKAGLDEYIRYYNHDRIRLKLDGLSPVEYRAQAAS; translated from the exons ATGAGCAAATACACCGAGCGCTTCAAGCTCACAGCCATCACCACCTACCTTGAAGGCCTCAATGGCTTCAGGAAGGTGGCGCAGCATTTTGGTATCGATGTCAGTCTGCTGCGGCGATGGGTCGCCAGTCACCAGGCGCACTCCAGCGTTGCGCCTAAGCCAAAGAGCCTTCGTTACAGTGATGACTTCAAGCAGCAAGTAGTGCGGCACATGCGCGAGCATCGGCTCTCGATGCGCCAAACTGCAGCGCATTTTGGCCTTGGCCAGTCTTCGCGAATAGGCATTTGGGAGCAGCAGTACTACAGTGGTCATCCCACACCTGAGCAACCCAAAAAGCCGACTGCCGTGCCGAAGAACATCAAGCCTGTAAAGCCAACCGACGCCCATGATGCGGACAAACCTCGCGAGCAATTGCTGGCTGAACTCGAATATCTACGTATGGAGAATGCTGTCCTAAAGG GAGTTAAAGGCCTTGAGGGAGTCAAAAGAGCGAAGTCAGACGAAAAAGCGCTGATCGTCGCCAAGCTCAAGGATCGATTCCCCTTGGCGTGCCTCCTGGCGCTGGTTGAGTTGGCTCGCAGCACCTTCTACTACCAAGTGAAAATCCAGCAAAAGCCGGACAAGGATGCTGCGCTCAAAGAGTTGGTTCAGCGCGTCTATCACGAGGAAAAGGGGCTGTATGGCTACCGCCGTGTTGCGCTTTCGATCAGGCGCCAAGGGACAGTGGTCAACAAGAAGGTCGTGGAGCGACTGATGGCTGGAATGGGGCTGCAATCGGTTGTGCGCCGCAAGAAATATCGGTCGTACCGCGGAATTGTCGGCAAGATCGCGGCGAACCTGTTGGAGCGAAATTTTATCGCCCAGCGCCCGAATCAGAAGTGGGTGACTGACGTGACCGAGTTCAAAGTGGCCCAGCAGAAGTTCTACCTCTCGCCAGTGATGGATCTATACAACGGCGAGATTGTGGCCTACGAGACGGCCAGCCGCCCCAGCTACAGCTTGGTTGGAAGCATGCTGGATAAGGCGCTGGGCTGTTTGGGCGATGAGCCAAAGCTGGTAATCCACTCTGATCAAGGGTGGCACTACCAGCAGGCTCAATACCGCGACACGCTTAAGCGTCACGGTGTGAAGCAGAGCATGTCGCGTAAAGGCAATTGCCTGGACAACGCGGCAATGGAAAGCTTTTTCGGCACGCTCAAGTCAGAGTTTTTCTATCTGAAGCGGTTCGAAAGCGTGGAAGAATTGAAAGCAGGCCTGGACGAATACATCCGCTACTACAACCACGACCGTATCAGACTGAAGCTGGACGGCCTAAGCCCTGTTGAGTACAGGGCCCAGGCTGCTAGCTGA
- a CDS encoding type VI secretion system tip protein VgrG: MFAAANQTHFSLHIDGLEHDFQVLAFDGKEAISQPYAIDLELVSEHPSRDLESLLHKPAFLQLGDDGRGLHGLIYRAAQGEAGKRLTRYQVTLRPQLAYLAHRINQRMFQHKTVQEIIAQVLEEHGILANAYQFQLGATYPQREYCVQYDESNLQFIQRLCEEEGIHYHFRHSADGHQLVFGDDQTVFPKLAPVQFQHDSGLVADTPMIKRFALRLETRTSSVTRRDYDFKKPLIQLEGEADSHDEPALEDYDYPGRFLDRPRGKHLANRALERHRSDYRQASGDSDQPLLASGHFLTLSAHPNAQWNDLWLLTEIQHQGRQPQVLEEAITSDIDPRFDGFQQGYRNFFVVTPWEQPYRPPLNHPKPKVLGEQRAVVSGPAGEEIYCDEYGRIKVQFFWDREGRADDKSSVWMRVASSWAGQGIAGLQLPRVGMEVLVSFLEGDPDQPLVTGCLYHGVNMPHYKLPDLKTLATIKSKEYKGSRGNELRIDDTTSEISIALRSDHGASALNLGYLTHPRPSGGAPRGEGFELRTDRHGAVRAAGGLLITTEPRPNEAKHHKDLPETAERLATASEQQDSLAELAKQMQAQEPGDQDAVAKDLHKQHMGILGSGPGDLTKNEFAEFTQPHLVVSSPAGIALTTPGPNHLTSGSHLALSSTGHTSMSIGKRLLASASQGMRFFVQSLGWKLVSASGDIDIRALKDSINLLAKLDITANADRIILKAKTELVVQGGGSATTYNASGITHVTSANYTAHAAQFAHIGAASMAGTFPEPPKPGKGALELFNLYANTKGIKAGDYEVTDALGTVLKGSLDGQGFNAVSGAAPGPAWVTFGRDPTPPWAPSSYIGEVDWPVQPPDPNSLSTQLESLVDKLPLPKGEGGLFDKAKQLAGSGMDAAKTGMNLLKTGQGAMQSAQQVQGALKGGVAGLPQLASAASSALPAASNALGAAGKASSAAQGAMASLPSLPKLPAMPKLPAFKAPSLSTATDLLPSELMS; this comes from the coding sequence ATGTTTGCCGCCGCGAACCAGACCCATTTCAGCCTGCACATCGACGGCCTGGAGCACGACTTCCAGGTGCTTGCCTTCGACGGCAAGGAGGCCATCAGCCAACCTTACGCCATCGACCTGGAACTGGTCAGCGAGCACCCCTCGCGGGACCTGGAGAGCCTGCTGCACAAGCCCGCGTTCCTCCAGCTCGGCGACGACGGCCGCGGCCTGCACGGCCTGATCTACCGCGCCGCGCAAGGCGAGGCCGGCAAGCGCCTGACCCGCTACCAGGTCACCCTGCGCCCGCAGCTGGCCTACCTGGCCCACCGCATCAACCAGCGCATGTTCCAGCACAAGACCGTGCAGGAGATCATCGCCCAGGTGCTCGAGGAACACGGCATCCTCGCCAACGCCTACCAATTCCAGTTGGGCGCGACGTACCCGCAGCGCGAGTACTGCGTGCAGTACGACGAGTCCAACCTGCAGTTCATCCAGCGCCTGTGCGAAGAGGAGGGTATCCACTACCACTTCCGCCACAGCGCCGACGGCCACCAGCTGGTGTTCGGCGACGACCAGACGGTGTTCCCGAAACTGGCCCCGGTGCAGTTCCAGCACGACTCCGGGCTGGTCGCCGACACGCCGATGATCAAGCGCTTCGCCCTGCGCCTGGAAACCCGCACCAGCAGCGTCACCCGCCGCGACTACGACTTCAAGAAACCGCTGATCCAGCTCGAAGGCGAGGCCGACAGCCACGACGAGCCGGCCCTGGAAGACTACGACTACCCCGGCCGCTTCCTCGACCGCCCGCGCGGCAAGCACCTGGCCAACCGCGCCCTGGAACGCCACCGCAGCGACTACCGTCAGGCGAGCGGCGACAGCGACCAGCCGCTGCTGGCCAGCGGGCACTTCCTGACCCTGAGTGCGCACCCCAATGCTCAGTGGAACGACCTCTGGCTGCTCACCGAAATCCAGCACCAGGGCCGCCAGCCGCAGGTGCTGGAAGAAGCCATCACCAGCGACATCGACCCGCGCTTCGACGGCTTCCAGCAGGGCTACCGCAACTTCTTCGTGGTCACCCCGTGGGAGCAACCGTACCGCCCGCCGCTGAACCACCCGAAACCCAAGGTGCTCGGCGAGCAGCGCGCGGTGGTCAGCGGCCCGGCCGGCGAGGAGATCTACTGCGACGAATACGGCCGTATCAAGGTGCAGTTCTTCTGGGATCGCGAAGGCCGCGCCGACGACAAGTCCAGCGTGTGGATGCGCGTGGCCAGCAGTTGGGCCGGGCAGGGCATCGCCGGCCTGCAATTGCCAAGGGTCGGCATGGAAGTGCTGGTCAGCTTCCTCGAAGGTGACCCCGACCAGCCCCTGGTGACCGGCTGCCTGTACCACGGCGTGAACATGCCGCACTACAAGCTGCCCGACCTCAAGACCCTGGCCACGATCAAGAGCAAGGAATACAAGGGCAGCCGCGGCAACGAACTGCGCATCGACGACACCACCAGCGAAATCAGCATCGCCCTGCGCAGCGACCACGGCGCCAGTGCGCTGAACCTCGGTTACCTGACCCACCCACGCCCGAGCGGCGGTGCACCCCGTGGCGAAGGCTTCGAGCTGCGCACCGACCGCCACGGCGCCGTGCGTGCAGCCGGTGGCCTACTGATCACCACCGAACCGCGCCCGAACGAGGCCAAGCACCACAAGGACCTGCCGGAAACCGCCGAACGCCTGGCCACCGCCAGCGAGCAGCAGGACAGCCTGGCGGAACTGGCCAAGCAGATGCAGGCCCAGGAGCCCGGCGACCAGGACGCCGTGGCCAAGGACCTGCACAAGCAGCACATGGGCATTCTCGGCAGCGGCCCGGGCGACCTCACGAAAAACGAGTTCGCCGAATTCACCCAGCCGCACCTGGTGGTCTCGAGCCCGGCCGGCATCGCCCTGACCACCCCCGGCCCCAACCACCTCACCAGCGGCAGCCACCTGGCGCTGAGCAGTACCGGCCACACCAGTATGTCGATCGGCAAACGCCTGCTGGCCAGTGCCAGCCAGGGCATGCGCTTCTTCGTGCAGAGCCTGGGCTGGAAGCTGGTGTCGGCCTCCGGCGACATCGACATCCGCGCCCTGAAGGACAGCATCAACCTGCTGGCCAAGCTCGACATCACCGCCAACGCCGACCGCATCATCCTCAAGGCCAAGACCGAACTGGTGGTGCAGGGCGGCGGCAGTGCCACCACCTACAACGCCAGCGGCATCACCCACGTCACCAGCGCCAACTACACCGCCCATGCGGCGCAGTTCGCCCACATCGGCGCGGCGAGCATGGCCGGCACCTTCCCCGAGCCACCGAAGCCCGGCAAAGGCGCGCTGGAGCTGTTCAACCTGTACGCCAACACCAAGGGCATCAAGGCCGGCGATTACGAAGTCACCGACGCCCTGGGCACGGTGCTCAAGGGCTCGCTGGACGGGCAGGGCTTCAACGCCGTGTCCGGCGCCGCGCCCGGGCCGGCCTGGGTCACCTTCGGCCGCGACCCGACGCCCCCGTGGGCACCGAGCAGCTACATCGGCGAAGTCGACTGGCCGGTGCAGCCACCCGACCCGAACAGCCTGTCGACCCAGCTCGAATCGCTGGTCGACAAGCTGCCGCTGCCCAAGGGCGAAGGTGGCCTGTTCGACAAGGCCAAGCAGCTGGCCGGCAGCGGCATGGACGCGGCCAAGACCGGCATGAACCTGCTCAAGACCGGGCAAGGCGCGATGCAGAGTGCGCAGCAGGTGCAAGGCGCGCTCAAAGGCGGCGTCGCCGGCCTGCCGCAACTGGCCAGTGCCGCCAGCTCGGCGCTGCCGGCTGCCTCCAACGCCCTGGGCGCCGCTGGCAAGGCAAGCAGCGCTGCGCAAGGAGCCATGGCCAGCCTGCCAAGCCTGCCCAAGCTGCCGGCGATGCCCAAACTCCCCGCTTTCAAGGCCCCAAGCCTGAGCACTGCTACCGATCTTCTGCCAAGTGAACTGATGTCATGA
- a CDS encoding RHS repeat-associated core domain-containing protein → MTADTSEKPRPAQAAVVPLDQIGMADVSRGAAVFDAWLREISGGYVNLERLKDTAEVLPVIGNIIALVDAVGDIVNLASAKEPDPWDWVSLGINLIGVIPAPPTMAAARKGLRPMLTLARQERKQVLGDALVEIIVGHLNADLLGELDKFLADAEGQLTPILTEAAKTGEKLINNTADAIDAIVLGKLDSKGDLDKAAQLAQKVSETWKSDPSVAFENAFGALSNAYSAMGKGAANTLMSNAVPTRVQEEVLGYTKQFRTLGPQMSGKLLSLSSAANPHSIENMRRILHNSSVIWHARNPKGKDAVVKQNTVTEAKVQGAEGRTESITTQVPATGAPSCCKNKVAAGTQLQINFALGSETLSHTDFSMPGPFPIEWTRTYNSRLDKLDDSSLGARWLTEFTTCIDVLDQGVVFHDYDGRSHDYPLPKQGKPHHDAVEYFTLVRTAEQQLVLLRGLDRRETYARHGDRFYLTHIQLRSGAGAMLHYEHRHHDRPVLSDINTYQDDDPTKVHLQLGTLLDDHGHIQGLWQVVDGKPLRQLCAYHYDDQGDLIAAQDEHGAAWRYAYQHHLITRYTDRTDRGINLEWDGSGPHAKAIREWADDGSYETRLQWDERIRLTYVTDAHGQETWHYYDQQGYTYRIKYPDGREEWLFRDVRKNVIRHVHPDGSQDRYVYDERSNLLKHIRADHSTVHYAYDDHDQPIKLRDAEGGLWLRDYDERGNLVETVDPLGNKTEFAYTPAGLVKAIKDALGNEKKVAYNDAGQLLEYTDCSGKTSSWVYNAFGQLTEFADAAGNKTAYEYKAGQLAKVTHPDKTEERFNYDAEGRLLAHVDALDRCTTWAYSAAGLLAERVDANEHTLRYRWDKLGRLIGLENENESKANFLYDPVGRLLQETGFDGLVTRYQYDPYSGRLASTQVGQRRIDLTFDRMGRLRERTARLGDQSQSETFAYDGNGQLVQAVNAASKLQWFFDEAGNLTREHQHYLATGTPMVAVWQHEYDALNQRTATVRPDGHKVSWLTYGSGHLLGMTLDQHEMLAYERDDLHREVVRHQGNKLMQTQAWDPAGRLQEQLLGSHDGQSTLLKRQYRYDAAGQLTNIHDSRRGPLEYQYDPVGRLLKASSRLGVETFAFDPAGNLLDQKTQELNRPLEADPRRNKLMDNLLREYAGTHYRYDERGNLVHRLHNGSHAHFTWDLFDRLASYNDDKLKVDYSYDALGRRLHKHSVAHFWDRPEAGTGWNQLQRAKRQRELGCGFTLFGWDGDTLAWESSPPRDEGDTGRTVHYLYEPGSFVPVAQALRKSPIRLHKQPDWSQRDYDFDQDPLWHTEVKPQAFDAIAWYQCDHLGTPMELTDEQGHVAWTGQYKAWGEVREERSDWAKQHGLGNPIRFQGQYHDHETGLHFNRYRYYDPRPGRFINQDPIGYAGGLNLWVYAPNTISWTDPLGLSKKRNTGSQNHNSAEAAADAALASGRLSGAAAELRIGDRVYTGVSGQKVKHSPVVTGALMGTPLSSQEKWHGGCAEVVCLDKAFEDGVNPAGGKAKAVNVGESGRGHNTPKPACRSCRDIMGHFGVEWE, encoded by the coding sequence ATGACCGCCGATACCTCTGAAAAACCACGTCCAGCCCAGGCGGCGGTCGTTCCCCTGGACCAGATCGGCATGGCCGACGTCAGCCGCGGCGCCGCCGTGTTCGACGCCTGGCTGCGCGAGATCAGCGGCGGCTACGTCAACCTCGAACGGCTCAAGGACACCGCCGAGGTGCTGCCGGTAATCGGCAACATCATCGCCCTGGTCGATGCCGTGGGCGATATCGTCAACCTGGCCAGTGCCAAGGAACCCGACCCGTGGGATTGGGTGAGCCTGGGCATCAACCTGATCGGCGTGATCCCCGCGCCACCGACCATGGCCGCGGCGCGCAAGGGCCTGCGGCCGATGCTGACCCTGGCTCGCCAGGAGCGCAAACAGGTCCTCGGCGACGCGCTGGTCGAGATCATCGTCGGCCACCTCAACGCCGACCTGCTCGGCGAGCTGGACAAGTTCCTTGCCGACGCAGAAGGCCAGCTCACCCCGATCCTCACCGAAGCCGCCAAGACCGGCGAAAAGCTGATCAACAACACCGCCGATGCCATCGACGCCATCGTCCTCGGCAAGCTCGACAGCAAGGGCGACCTCGACAAGGCCGCGCAACTGGCGCAAAAGGTCAGCGAAACTTGGAAGTCCGACCCGTCGGTGGCCTTCGAGAACGCCTTCGGCGCGCTGAGCAACGCCTACTCGGCAATGGGCAAGGGCGCGGCCAACACGCTCATGAGCAATGCCGTGCCTACCCGGGTGCAGGAAGAAGTGCTGGGTTACACCAAGCAGTTCCGCACCCTCGGGCCGCAAATGAGCGGCAAGCTGTTGAGCCTGTCCAGCGCGGCCAACCCGCATTCGATCGAGAACATGCGGCGTATCCTGCACAACAGCAGCGTGATCTGGCATGCCCGTAACCCCAAGGGCAAGGATGCGGTGGTCAAGCAGAACACCGTCACCGAAGCGAAGGTGCAGGGGGCTGAAGGGCGTACCGAGTCGATTACCACACAAGTGCCTGCCACCGGCGCGCCGAGTTGCTGCAAGAACAAGGTGGCCGCAGGCACGCAACTGCAGATCAACTTCGCCCTTGGCAGCGAAACGCTGTCGCACACCGATTTCAGCATGCCCGGCCCGTTCCCGATCGAGTGGACGCGGACTTATAACTCGCGATTGGACAAGCTGGATGACAGCAGCCTCGGCGCTCGCTGGCTCACCGAGTTCACCACGTGCATCGATGTGCTCGACCAAGGCGTGGTGTTCCACGACTACGACGGTCGCAGCCACGACTACCCATTGCCCAAGCAGGGCAAGCCGCACCACGATGCGGTGGAGTATTTCACCCTGGTGCGTACCGCCGAGCAGCAACTGGTGCTGCTGCGTGGTTTGGATCGTCGCGAGACCTACGCCCGCCATGGCGACCGCTTCTACCTGACGCATATCCAACTGCGTAGTGGTGCCGGCGCGATGCTGCACTACGAGCATCGCCATCACGACCGGCCTGTGCTGTCGGACATCAACACTTATCAGGACGACGACCCGACCAAGGTGCACCTGCAACTGGGTACGTTGCTCGATGACCATGGGCATATCCAAGGCCTGTGGCAGGTGGTCGATGGCAAGCCGCTGCGTCAGTTGTGCGCCTACCACTACGACGACCAGGGCGACCTGATCGCGGCCCAGGACGAACACGGTGCGGCCTGGCGCTACGCCTACCAGCATCACCTCATCACCCGCTACACCGACCGCACCGACCGTGGAATCAACCTCGAGTGGGATGGTTCCGGCCCACACGCCAAGGCCATCCGCGAATGGGCCGACGATGGCAGCTATGAAACCCGCCTGCAGTGGGACGAGCGCATCCGCCTGACCTACGTCACCGATGCCCATGGCCAGGAAACTTGGCACTACTACGACCAGCAGGGCTACACCTACCGCATCAAGTACCCGGATGGCCGGGAGGAATGGCTGTTCCGTGACGTGCGCAAGAACGTCATTCGCCACGTCCACCCCGACGGAAGCCAGGACCGCTACGTCTACGATGAGCGCAGCAACCTGCTCAAGCACATCCGCGCGGATCACAGCACCGTGCACTACGCCTACGACGATCACGACCAGCCGATCAAGCTGCGTGATGCCGAGGGTGGTTTGTGGCTACGCGACTATGACGAGCGCGGCAACCTGGTCGAGACCGTCGACCCACTGGGCAACAAGACCGAGTTCGCCTACACCCCGGCCGGGTTGGTTAAGGCGATCAAGGACGCGCTCGGTAACGAGAAGAAGGTTGCCTACAACGATGCCGGGCAACTGCTCGAATACACCGACTGTTCCGGCAAGACCAGTAGCTGGGTGTACAACGCCTTTGGCCAGTTGACCGAGTTCGCCGATGCAGCCGGCAACAAGACCGCCTACGAGTACAAGGCCGGGCAACTGGCCAAGGTCACTCATCCGGACAAGACCGAGGAGCGTTTCAACTATGACGCCGAAGGTCGTCTGCTGGCCCATGTCGATGCCCTCGACCGCTGTACCACCTGGGCGTACAGCGCCGCAGGCTTGCTCGCTGAACGGGTCGATGCCAACGAACACACCTTGCGTTATCGCTGGGACAAGCTCGGCCGCTTGATCGGGCTGGAGAACGAAAACGAGAGCAAGGCCAACTTCCTCTATGACCCGGTGGGCCGGCTGCTGCAGGAGACCGGTTTCGATGGGCTGGTCACCCGTTACCAGTACGACCCGTACAGCGGTCGGTTGGCGAGCACCCAGGTCGGGCAACGTCGTATCGACCTGACCTTCGACCGCATGGGCCGATTGCGCGAGCGTACGGCGCGCCTGGGTGATCAAAGCCAGAGCGAAACCTTCGCCTACGACGGCAATGGTCAGCTGGTTCAGGCGGTCAACGCGGCCAGCAAGCTGCAATGGTTCTTCGATGAGGCCGGTAACCTGACTCGTGAGCACCAGCACTATCTGGCCACCGGTACGCCGATGGTTGCGGTGTGGCAGCACGAATACGATGCGCTCAACCAGCGCACCGCAACGGTTCGCCCGGATGGCCACAAGGTCAGCTGGCTGACCTACGGTAGCGGCCACCTGCTCGGCATGACCCTCGACCAGCACGAAATGCTGGCCTATGAGCGGGATGACCTGCACCGCGAGGTGGTGCGGCACCAGGGCAATAAGCTGATGCAAACCCAGGCTTGGGACCCGGCCGGGCGTTTGCAGGAGCAGCTGCTGGGCAGCCATGACGGCCAGTCCACCTTGCTCAAGCGTCAGTACCGCTATGACGCCGCCGGCCAGCTGACCAACATCCACGACAGCCGTCGGGGGCCGTTGGAGTACCAGTACGATCCCGTCGGCCGCTTGCTCAAGGCCTCCAGCCGCCTGGGCGTGGAAACCTTCGCCTTCGACCCGGCCGGTAACCTGCTGGACCAGAAGACTCAGGAACTGAATCGCCCGCTGGAAGCCGATCCGCGTCGTAACAAACTGATGGACAACCTGCTGCGCGAGTATGCCGGTACCCATTACCGTTACGACGAACGCGGCAACCTGGTGCACCGCCTGCATAACGGCTCCCACGCCCATTTCACCTGGGACCTGTTCGACCGGCTGGCCAGCTACAACGACGATAAGCTCAAGGTCGACTACAGCTACGATGCTCTGGGGCGTCGTCTGCACAAGCACTCGGTGGCGCACTTCTGGGATCGCCCCGAGGCGGGGACCGGCTGGAACCAGCTGCAACGGGCCAAGCGGCAACGTGAACTTGGCTGTGGCTTCACCCTGTTCGGCTGGGATGGCGACACCCTGGCCTGGGAGAGTTCACCGCCACGCGATGAAGGCGACACCGGCCGCACCGTGCATTACCTGTACGAACCAGGCAGCTTCGTGCCGGTTGCCCAGGCTTTGCGCAAGAGCCCGATCCGCTTGCACAAGCAACCGGACTGGAGCCAGCGCGATTACGACTTCGATCAGGATCCGTTGTGGCACACCGAGGTGAAACCACAGGCGTTCGACGCGATTGCCTGGTACCAGTGCGACCACCTTGGTACGCCGATGGAACTGACCGATGAGCAGGGCCACGTTGCCTGGACCGGGCAGTACAAGGCGTGGGGCGAGGTCCGAGAGGAACGTTCGGACTGGGCTAAGCAGCATGGCCTGGGCAACCCGATTCGTTTCCAGGGGCAGTACCACGACCACGAGACCGGGCTGCACTTCAACCGGTATCGGTATTACGACCCGAGGCCAGGCCGTTTCATAAATCAGGATCCTATCGGCTATGCTGGGGGCTTGAATCTGTGGGTGTATGCACCTAACACAATATCTTGGACTGACCCCCTAGGCCTCAGCAAAAAAAGGAATACTGGTAGTCAAAACCACAATTCTGCAGAGGCTGCGGCAGACGCTGCACTGGCATCAGGAAGACTATCCGGTGCGGCGGCTGAGCTAAGAATTGGGGATAGGGTATACACGGGCGTAAGTGGACAAAAAGTTAAACACTCTCCAGTTGTAACCGGGGCGCTAATGGGGACGCCTTTGTCGAGTCAAGAGAAATGGCATGGTGGATGCGCTGAAGTTGTTTGTCTAGATAAAGCGTTTGAAGATGGGGTTAACCCTGCGGGCGGAAAAGCTAAGGCAGTCAACGTAGGGGAGTCCGGCCGAGGTCACAATACACCAAAGCCTGCATGCAGAAGCTGTAGGGATATCATGGGTCATTTTGGAGTGGAATGGGAATGA
- a CDS encoding MotA/TolQ/ExbB proton channel family protein — translation MSLLASPLESVESAVIWLLVGFSVATWALALAKVVQFVRLKNQDKRFHQQFWAASSLDSAAEPAHDLPGPAARVAQAGFAAIAVGEPGQASDLSQAINHQDRLERALRQQIVRERRSLETGLAVVASIGSTSPFIGLFGTVWGIMEALKGISAAGSASLETVAGPIGAALVATGVGIAVAVPAVLVYNYFLRRLKLTAADLDDFAHDFYSLAQKSAFRVLVHPAVQRQHTGFTQPVKEAS, via the coding sequence ATGAGCCTGTTGGCATCCCCTCTCGAATCCGTTGAAAGCGCGGTCATCTGGCTGCTGGTCGGCTTCTCCGTCGCCACCTGGGCGCTGGCCCTGGCCAAGGTCGTGCAGTTCGTGCGCCTGAAGAACCAGGACAAGCGCTTCCACCAGCAGTTCTGGGCCGCGTCCAGCCTCGACTCCGCCGCCGAGCCCGCCCACGACCTGCCCGGCCCGGCCGCCCGCGTCGCCCAGGCCGGCTTCGCGGCGATTGCGGTCGGCGAGCCTGGCCAGGCCAGTGACCTGAGCCAGGCCATCAACCACCAGGACCGCCTGGAGCGTGCCCTGCGCCAGCAGATTGTCCGCGAGCGCCGCTCGCTGGAAACCGGCCTGGCGGTGGTGGCCAGCATCGGCAGCACCTCGCCGTTCATTGGCCTGTTCGGCACCGTGTGGGGCATCATGGAAGCCCTCAAGGGCATCAGCGCGGCAGGCTCGGCCAGCCTGGAAACCGTGGCTGGCCCGATCGGCGCGGCGCTGGTCGCCACCGGCGTGGGTATCGCCGTCGCGGTGCCGGCGGTGCTGGTCTACAACTACTTCCTCCGTCGCCTGAAGCTGACCGCGGCCGACCTCGACGACTTCGCCCACGACTTCTACAGCCTGGCGCAGAAGAGTGCCTTCCGCGTGCTGGTGCACCCGGCGGTGCAGCGCCAGCACACCGGCTTCACCCAACCTGTGAAGGAGGCCTCCTGA
- a CDS encoding DUF3077 domain-containing protein: MTTDETTPNTTAGKTKFYQGEGQTAPLFCIEPGIPCQHAREQASELMGCVRDLTIAGIMEEKPQLLWASYYLSALAKALMDDAELGMSH, encoded by the coding sequence ATGACAACAGACGAAACCACCCCCAACACCACCGCCGGCAAAACCAAGTTCTACCAAGGCGAAGGCCAGACCGCCCCGCTGTTCTGCATCGAGCCCGGCATCCCCTGCCAGCACGCCCGCGAACAGGCCTCGGAACTGATGGGCTGCGTGCGCGACCTGACCATCGCCGGGATCATGGAAGAAAAGCCGCAACTGCTCTGGGCCTCGTATTACCTGAGCGCGCTGGCCAAGGCGCTGATGGATGACGCCGAGCTGGGAATGAGTCACTGA
- a CDS encoding Hcp family type VI secretion system effector, giving the protein MATPAYMAVTGEKQGLITAGAFTADSVGNTYQEGHEDQVMVQGFEHEVIIPRDPQSGQPTGQRVHKPVKITKVFDKSSPLLLAALTSGERMTKVEIKWYRTSAQGTQEHYYTTVLEDAIIVDIKDYMHNCQDPGNAHFTHLEDVHFTYRKITWTHEVSGTSGSDDWRAPVAG; this is encoded by the coding sequence ATGGCAACTCCCGCCTACATGGCCGTCACCGGCGAAAAACAAGGTCTGATCACCGCCGGCGCGTTCACCGCCGACTCGGTGGGCAACACCTACCAGGAAGGCCACGAAGACCAGGTCATGGTCCAGGGCTTCGAACACGAAGTGATCATCCCGCGTGACCCGCAGTCCGGCCAGCCGACCGGCCAGCGCGTGCACAAGCCGGTGAAGATCACCAAGGTCTTCGACAAATCCTCGCCACTGCTGCTGGCCGCCCTGACCTCGGGCGAGCGCATGACCAAGGTCGAGATCAAGTGGTACCGCACCTCGGCCCAGGGCACTCAGGAGCACTACTACACCACCGTCCTGGAAGACGCGATCATCGTCGACATCAAGGACTACATGCACAACTGCCAGGACCCGGGCAATGCCCACTTCACCCACCTGGAAGACGTGCACTTCACCTACCGCAAGATCACCTGGACCCACGAAGTGTCCGGTACTTCCGGTTCCGACGACTGGCGCGCGCCGGTCGCGGGCTAA